The following are encoded in a window of Amaranthus tricolor cultivar Red isolate AtriRed21 chromosome 2, ASM2621246v1, whole genome shotgun sequence genomic DNA:
- the LOC130805041 gene encoding uncharacterized protein At5g23160-like → MKSNQIQHLQKIKSSCLSHFSSLWVKPSSPSSMSMAPNQKISQQKRPKTNGFLSCFGFSSKKKPKKGGPGKKFKLNWPKIKVITTINKRDMIFDPKSAALKASHNIMREATKVHQQLKLIDHQTTKTQEPNMLTKKRIPHQQEDTESHPKTESTYCDTCHRKDSSAPKAVKQCILTKKVTKDSMIGVSIMLSMLIILLIWGRICAILCMSAWLYCLPLLRPVNRAVIVPDHTERKLAIINHSNSEMHKKKIVLQGLLQRDHKSAFAIS, encoded by the exons ATGAAGTCTAACCAAATCCAACaccttcaaaaaataaaatcctcTTGTCTAAGCCATTTTTCTTCTTTATGGGTTAAACCATCATCTCCTTCATCTATGTCTATGGCTCCAAATCAGAAGATTTCTCAACAAAAAAGACCCAAAACTAATGGCTTCCTCTCTTGTTTTGGGTTCTCCTCTAAGAAAAAGCCTAAAAAGGGCGGTCCCGGAAAGAAGTTCAAGTTAAATTGGCctaaaatcaaagttataacaACGATTAATAAGCGAGATATGATCTTTGATCCAAAATCAGCTGCTCTTAAAGCAAGTCATAATATCATGCGTGAAGCAACAAAAGTTCACCAACAACTTAAGTTGATTGACCATCAAACCACAAAAACCCAagag CCAAATATGCTCACTAAAAAAAGGATCCCTCACCAACAAGAAGACACAGAAAGTCATCCTAAGACTGAATCAACATATTGTGATACATGTCACAGAAAGGATTCCAGTGCTCCTAAGGCAGTCAAACAGTGCATTTTGACGAAAAAAGTTACAAAGGATTCTATGATTGGGGTCTCGATAATGCTGTCGATGCTAATAATCTTGCTGATTTGGGGTCGGATTTGCGCAATTTTATGCATGTCCGCATGGCTATATTGCTTACCACTTCTCCGGCCTGTAAATAGAGCGGTTATTGTACCTGATCATACAGAAAGAAAGTTGGCTATAATAAATCATTCGAACTCAGAAATGCACAAGAAGAAAATTGTGTTACAAGGTCTTCTTCAAAGAGATCACAAATCTGCGTTTGCTATTTCGTGA